The following DNA comes from Lentibacillus sp. Marseille-P4043.
AAGCATTGTCGTTAATGTAGTCTTACCGGCATTGTTTGCCCATGCTAGCATCGTATTACAAATGACCTGTAAAATACCTATTCTCTCCATCAATCCACCTACCCCAAGGGCAAATAGAATTAATACGATGACACCAAGCATGAATTCAATACCACCGCGATTTAATAGATTGTCAATGAACGCTACACCAGATTCGATATTGTTACCTGAATATAGACTATTGACAGCGTCAAACGCGGAAACACCTTGGAAAAGAAAAGCCCATATAGATCCTAACAATGCACCAAATAAAATTACTGGTATAGATGGCATTTTCAGTGCAAGCAACAGTATGACAATGACAGCTGGAATCAACATATACCACGAAATGTTAAAATACTCACTCAATGATGCCATCGTTGATTCTGCTTGGCTTAGATCCCCATCCCCTTGATGAAAAAAGAACCCTGTACCGAGAAACAACAATCCTGCAATGACAAAGGCAGGCGCACTTACAAATAACATCGATTTAATGTGCTCAATTAAATTAACTTTTGATAGTGATGCAGTCATAACCGTCGTATCAGATAATGGTGAAAGTTTATCCCCGACATAACATCCAGAAATAACGGCACCAGCAACTAATGCGACTGGAAATCCAAAGCTGACCCCAATCCCCATCATAGCAATACCTGCAGTACCAGCAGACCCAAACGATGTACCAGTTGCTAGTGACGTGATGGCACAAATAATAAATGCCGCCATCAAGAAAATACTTGGATCAATAATCGAAAGCCCGTAATAAATAATACTTGGAACGACACCACCTGCTATCCATGTACCGATCAATGCACCAACGGAAATGAGGATAAGTACAGCCTCTAGCCCATCATATATCCCCTTCAAAATACCCTTCTGCATTTCCGCATAGGTAAAGCCAATCCGAAGTCCGACTAGCATGATCATAAACCAGGTTGTTAGTAATGCGAGTTGAATTGGAAATTCAAATTGAACGACAAACAGGAACATAATGACAATAAAACTAACCAGTACAAATAGTACCTCTGGCAACGTCGGTAACCTTTTTTCTGCGCTCATATTTCACTCTCCTTTTTTAATCGTTGTCTTCCTTTCCATCAAGCAACCGTTTTCAAAATTAACACAATAATAACCCCCCTTTTGTTATTGCAATAAAAACCCATTTTGTAGTGGGTCTTCTTGGTCATAAATAAATTGATGTATGCCAGTTACAAAACCTTGTGTTTCAACAGAAAATCGGTTATTCGTTTCAGTTATGAATGTTGCTGTCAACTTACTGTCAAAAATACTGTAATTGGTAAGCTCTGTTAACGGTTTAGTCCCGTTCGACAATACGGTTAAAATAGCAAACGTACTGTCTATGCCTGGTGACCGTAAAATACTTCCATCCTTTTCAAACGTGACAGATCGTACCTCATTTCTTTTTTCATTATGAGGTTCCGTTATGACAATACCGTCAAATAGAATGCACTTACTTCTCATTTGTTCCGCAGTTTCCATCCCCCACTTTTTAATAGAAGCTAAATCCTCCACCCTAATTCCTGCTATCGTTTCAGGTAGATCGTAAATCAGGTAACTACGTGATTGATCGATTTCTACTAATCGGTAATCATCGGTAGTCTCAGCTAGCTGACATGCACCACTTTTAATTCGGGTAGTACAAACCTCTTGATTCTCAAAACTCGCGTAGACTGAATGAATGCCATTGACTGTATCAATGTCATAAACGTTATTTTCTTTTTTCGCCAAGTTACCTGTTTCCAATAAGGCTGTCACCGATGCAACCAATCCGGCGTACTTGAATTGCACATCATGATCATGATTCACAAAAACACATGCAAAATCAGCCGTGTTAGAAGGAATGACAATACAACCATTCATACCACGGTGTCCCCGAGGTTCATTCAACAACAATTCTTTTTCATGTCTATATTTTTCTTCAACAAGAGCTTGGTTTAATTCCAAATTTTTCTCGTGTAGTGTGATCGCTGAATGCACGATAATTCGAAATGCCTCACCTGCAACATGCGTATCAATTGTGGTAAACATTTTTTCAACATTCATTTGTGCACCTCCTCCCTAATGGCCTTCCATCGGCGGAATAAGTAAATAGCCTTCTTTTAATGGATCTTTTTCGTTATAGAAGAAGCGATGCATCCCCATCACCCAGGCGGAACCTGTCACTTCCGGGATAACTGCTTCATGATCCTTGATAGCTGTTAATACTAGAATTTTTGCTTTAAAAAGCGTACCAACGATGCTTTCATAGACGAATAGCTCATCTTTACCGATTTCATTTTTGCTGTACATGGTTGCCAATTTTGCAGAAGTTCCCGTACCACATGGAGAACGATCAATTCCACCAGGCGGAACAACAACAGTATTTTTGAGATCTGCCTCTGGATGGACCGGATCCGTATAAAACTCAATATGTGTTAAACCGTTAATAAAGGGATGTTCCGGATGGACGATCTCTTCTTTTGCATTGATGGCATTCCGGATTGTAATTGCTTGATCAATAATCGTTGAAGCATTGTCTGTCGTTAAACCCAACCCTAATTTACGTGCATCGATAATTCCATAAAAATTACCGCCATATGCAACATCACATTCGACATGGCCAATACCTTCTACATCAATTTCAACCCGTTTTAACAAAAAGGAAGGCACATTTAGAAACGTTACTTCTTTCGCTATTCCATCTTCTACTTTGACTTTTACTTTTACCAAACCAGCCGGTGTATCCAAATTGATCATCGTATATGGTTCTTTCACCTCAATTAGCCCTGCTTCAACAAGCGCCGTACAGAAACCAATCGTATCGTGGCCACACATCGGTAAATAACCACCGGTCTCAATATAAATAACACCAACATCTGCTTCTGGATGACATGGATTGACCATCAAGGCACCTGACATTACATCATGGCCGCGTGGTTCATTCATCAAAAATTTACGAATCCAATCATAGTGCTCTTTCATATACAGCATCTTTTCCGACATCGTGTCACCCTTCAACTCTGGTAAACCGCTCAAAACCGTCCTTGTCGGATTTCCGCCAGTATGTGTGTCGATCGTGGTAAACAGTCGTTGAAACTTCATTTAACTCCTCACCCTCTCTTTAAATCTGTCATGACGCAGTGCTTCTATTGGTATCGATGTTTCACTTCCAGAGATCAGTTCCTCAATCACTTTTCCAGTTACTGCCGCCAAACTAATACCATCCCCTTCATGTCCAGCCGCAATATAAAATCCTGGCACTTCATCCACATGGGAAATGATAGGAAGATGATCCTCTGTCCATGGTCTTAAACCGGCATATGTCCGAATAACCGTCATGTCAGCCATTTTCGGATAGAATCGTACCGCCCGTTTCGCGATATACTTGGTTACTTCATGGTTTACATTTATGTCAAATCCGTTAAACTCCCGACTGCTTCCAATTAAAAAATTTTGACTTTCAGTAGGTTCGAACACCAATGCAACACCATATTTATCTGTTATGGGATCCACTATCCGTTCTCCGCCAAACTTAGAAATGAGATAGCCAAATTCCATTACCTTTCGAAGACCCACCG
Coding sequences within:
- the nhaC gene encoding Na+/H+ antiporter NhaC; amino-acid sequence: MSAEKRLPTLPEVLFVLVSFIVIMFLFVVQFEFPIQLALLTTWFMIMLVGLRIGFTYAEMQKGILKGIYDGLEAVLILISVGALIGTWIAGGVVPSIIYYGLSIIDPSIFLMAAFIICAITSLATGTSFGSAGTAGIAMMGIGVSFGFPVALVAGAVISGCYVGDKLSPLSDTTVMTASLSKVNLIEHIKSMLFVSAPAFVIAGLLFLGTGFFFHQGDGDLSQAESTMASLSEYFNISWYMLIPAVIVILLLALKMPSIPVILFGALLGSIWAFLFQGVSAFDAVNSLYSGNNIESGVAFIDNLLNRGGIEFMLGVIVLILFALGVGGLMERIGILQVICNTMLAWANNAGKTTLTTMLSGFFGNFFGGAAYVSIITASKITEENYDRLNIDRRVLSRNTEAGGTVTTPMVPWSDGGVFMAATLGVSTLTYLPFLWFNFLVIVISLIYGYTNKFIWYTKTEQNGQDAKEVVNS
- a CDS encoding proline racemase family protein, with product MNVEKMFTTIDTHVAGEAFRIIVHSAITLHEKNLELNQALVEEKYRHEKELLLNEPRGHRGMNGCIVIPSNTADFACVFVNHDHDVQFKYAGLVASVTALLETGNLAKKENNVYDIDTVNGIHSVYASFENQEVCTTRIKSGACQLAETTDDYRLVEIDQSRSYLIYDLPETIAGIRVEDLASIKKWGMETAEQMRSKCILFDGIVITEPHNEKRNEVRSVTFEKDGSILRSPGIDSTFAILTVLSNGTKPLTELTNYSIFDSKLTATFITETNNRFSVETQGFVTGIHQFIYDQEDPLQNGFLLQ
- a CDS encoding proline racemase family protein, with protein sequence MKFQRLFTTIDTHTGGNPTRTVLSGLPELKGDTMSEKMLYMKEHYDWIRKFLMNEPRGHDVMSGALMVNPCHPEADVGVIYIETGGYLPMCGHDTIGFCTALVEAGLIEVKEPYTMINLDTPAGLVKVKVKVEDGIAKEVTFLNVPSFLLKRVEIDVEGIGHVECDVAYGGNFYGIIDARKLGLGLTTDNASTIIDQAITIRNAINAKEEIVHPEHPFINGLTHIEFYTDPVHPEADLKNTVVVPPGGIDRSPCGTGTSAKLATMYSKNEIGKDELFVYESIVGTLFKAKILVLTAIKDHEAVIPEVTGSAWVMGMHRFFYNEKDPLKEGYLLIPPMEGH